A portion of the Parambassis ranga chromosome 22, fParRan2.1, whole genome shotgun sequence genome contains these proteins:
- the wdr32 gene encoding DDB1- and CUL4-associated factor 10, with product MSSEHQSDSEDGDESQDRPNSGTVSDKEEDPDIDDSDEEDDTAPKVSASTPGTSEERPERNSGSPELEESDTRSKPAPKPQTGSGGGSGTDSGCVRGNSLFSWLQSRTIRRGVFVDPARDNYRTMTSLYSSMNPAVESVNLSTHTHGAVFNLEYSPDGSVLTVACEQTEVLLFDPISSRHIKTLTEAHEDCVNNIRFLDNRLFATCSDDTTIALWDLRKLNSKVCSLHGHASWVKNIEYDTNTRLLVTSGFDGNVITWDTNRFTEDGCPHKKFFHTRYLMRMRLTPDCSKMLISTSSGYLLILHDLDLTQSLEVGSYRMLRARRTPLSSDGGTSASRSAGTPRQGNDSSKLHPHREGLSPRNSLEVLTPEIPGERDRGNCITSLQLHPKGWATLIRCSSNTDDQEWTCVYEFQEGAPTRPLVSPRCSLRLTHYIEEANVGRGYIKELCFSPDGRLICSPYGYGVRLLAFDERCSELADCLPVQTSCLREIRSIYSHSDVVLTTKFSPTHCQLASGCLSGRVALYQPKF from the exons ATGAGCTCGGAGCACCAGAGCGACAGCGAGGACGGTGACGAGTCGCAGGACAGGCCCAACAGCGGCACGGTCTCCGACAAAGAGGAAGACCCTGACATTGACGACTCGGACGAGGAAGATGACACCGCTCCGAAGGTTTCGGCTTCGACGCCGGGCACCAGTGAGGAGCGGCCGGAGCGGAACTCGGGTTCTCCCGAGTTGGAAGAGAGCGACACCCGCAGCAAACCGGCCCCGAAGCCGCAGACTGGGAGCGGCGGAGGCTCAGGCACAGACAGCGGCTGCGTCAGGGGGAACAGCCTGTTTTCATGGCTGCAGAGCAGGACTATAAGACGAGGGGTGTTTGTGGACCCAGCTAGGGACAACTATAGGACAATGACCAGTTTGTACTCCTCTATGAATCCGGCCGTGGAGTCTGTGAACctgagcactcacacacacggaGCGGTGTTCAACCTGGAGTACTCTCCTGATGG GTCTGTGCTGACTGTGGCCTGCGAGCAGACCGAGGTCCTGCTGTTCGACCCCATCTCGTCCAGACACATCAAAACCCTGACGGAGGCCCACGAGGACTGCGTCAACAACATAAG GTTTTTGGACAATCGTTTGTTTGCCACCTGCTCTGACGACACAACAATTGCATTGTGGGATCTCCGCAAGCTGAATTCCAAGGTGTGCTCGCTGCACGGTCACGCCAGCTGGGTGAAGAACATCGAGTACGACACCAACACTCGACTCCTCGTCACGTCTGGCTTTGACGGCAACGTTATCACATGGGACACTAACAG GTTTACAGAGGATGGCTGCCCACACAAAAAGTTCTTCCACACCCGCTACCTGATGCGGATGCGGCTTACGCCCGACTGTTCCAAGATGCTCATCTCCACTTCCTCAGGGTACCTGCTCATCCTCCATGACCTGGACCTCACGCAGTCCCTTGAGGTGGGCAGCTACCGCATGCTGCGTGCACGGCGGACTCCGCTCAGCTCAG ATGGAGGCACGTCAGCGTCCCGGTCAGCTGGTACACCTCGCCAGGGTAACGACTCCAGCAAGCTTCACCCTCATCGAGAAG GCCTTTCTCCAAGGAACAGCCTGGAGGTTTTAACTCCAGAGATCCCTGGAGAAAGGGACAGAGGGAACTGCATCACCTCCCTGCAGCTCCACCCAAAAGGCTGGGCCACACTCATCCGCTGCTCCAGCAACACAGACGACCAGGAG tggACGTGTGTGTATGAGTTCCAGGAGGGAGCTCCCACTCGCCCGCTGGTCTCCCCCCGATGCTCTCTCCGCCTCACCCACTACATCGAGGAAGCCAACGTGGGTCGGGGCTACATCAAGGAGCTGTGCTTCAGCCCGGACGGCCGGCTCATCTGCTCCCCCTACGGCTACGGCGTCCGCCTGCTGGCCTTTGACGAGCGTTGTAGCGAGCTGGCAGACTGCCTACCTGTCCAGACCAGTTGCCTCAGGGAGATCCGTTCCATCTACTCGCACAGCGACGTGGTGCTCACCACCAAGTTCTCCCCAACACACTGCCAGTTGGCCTCGGGCTGCCTCAGTGGACGCGTGGCCCTTTACCAGCCTAAGTTTTAG
- the LOC114428035 gene encoding RING finger protein 145: MSLLVELANVALRVPSILLLDLLYKCDIEGLTEHLKAKNEDMLFKYKYVIWNMYYLGHLLNVVVLVLPLRHIVTLYLHILTALLLYMGHQISKDYVREELQYGYEGAVYLDSLAFNRFVSSMTSQIILSTLCAFLMKTRKVWLFSTHMLPLLARLFPAPHTTLLTVNTFSMGLTGAGIAVFLLSNIFVPYRLARAAYSELLHLEVIELYRLLAVGISLWNQFAVPLLFSVFWFVLFIVQLCSDTMSAGTSATHQGIMFFLLTSVSECCATPYSLLGLAFVVSYLALGLLNLCKFYLGGYAAVQNENVMHRGVTEGVTLLLLALQTGLLDMQALQRTFLLSIILFIVVTSTLQSMIEITDPVILALGASRNRSLWKHFRGLSMCLILLVFPVLMAYKISQFFHMDFWLLILVSSCMLTSLQVTGTMLIYFLFMVELFRSDPIESLDEIIYWVNAVSRVLEFVVALCVVAYGTWESLFGEWSWMGASVIIIHSYFNVWLRAQSGWRSFLLRQEAAKKINSLPRATAEQLQQHNDVCSICFQEMSSAVITYCGHFFHGNCLRKWLYVQETCPMCHQTVRPKTPPQSQASGDAPPAPPQRGPDLPAQGGDENQDNGTLQEMKSDDVTADTSEQQQEEEEEEEEERGNKDQVAEPHSEAVEGLRFTSSGDFVGFVGPASSGDPCSSHVLLGGAFSENGTDSPSARKALNDEVTVKGLPDSEIRRLEGGVTVCEGVPNSRDSFDPPDSKNTDKNQEAVLFTNQNSADCSDYPHDRNGTDSDLDGLTETEPVPRTLRLSSSDASFSCTSTDGSE, from the exons ATGTCTCTTCTGGTAGAGCTGGCCAACGTTGCCCTCAGGGTGCCAAGCATACTGTTGCTGGACCTGCTGTACAAATGTGACATTGAAGGTTTAACGGAGCACCTCAAGGCGAAAAATGAAGACATGCTCTTCAAATACAAATATGTCATTTGGAACATGTACTATCTTG gTCATCTATTAAATGTGGTGGTGTTAGTTCTGCCATTGAGACACATTGTTACGCTCTACCTCCATATCCTAACCGCCCTCCTCCTGTATATGGGGCATCAGATTTCCAA GGATTATGTTCGTGAGGAGCTGCAGTATGGTTATGAAGGAGCAGTCTACCTTGATTCGTTAGCTTTCAACAGATTTGTCTCTTCAATGACCA GTCAGATCATTCTCAGCACGCTGTGTGCCTTCCTGATGAAGACCAGAAAGGTGTGGTTGTTCTCCACTCATATGCTACCCCTGCTGGCCAGGCTCTTTCCTGCCCCTCATACCACGCTGCTAACTGTTAATACCTTCTCCATGGGCCTGACTGGAGCTGGGATCGCAGTGTTCCTCCTTTCAAATATCTTCGTGCCATATAGGCTCGCAAGGGCTGCCTACTCAGAGCTGCTTCACCTGGAG GTGATTGAGCTGTACAGACTTCTGGCAGTGGGAATCTCCCTGTGGAACCAGTTTGCCGTTCCATTGCTCTTCAGTGTCTTCTGGTTTGTTCTGTTCATCGTGCAGCTGTGCTCAGACACCATGTCTGCCGGCACCTCAGCAACCCATCAGGGAATCATGTTCTTCCTGCTCACGAG TGTCTCTGAATGTTGTGCCACACCGTACTCTCTTCTGGGTCTCGCCTTTGTGGTGTCCTATCTGGCTCTTGGATTGCTCAACCTATGCAAGTTCTATCTGGGAGGTTATGCAGCTGTTCAGAATGAGAACGTCATGCACAG AGGCGTGACTGAGGGcgtcactctgctgctgcttgccCTTCAGACAGGTCTATTGGATATGCAGGCACTGCAGCGCACCTTCCTCCTCAGCATCATCCTCTTCATCGTGGTAACTTCAACTCTGCAGTCAATGATCGAAATAACAGACCCAGTTATTCTAGCCCTGGGGGCATCACGCAACAG GAGCCTGTGGAAACATTTCCGTGGCCTCAGCATGTGTCTGATTCTGCTGGTTTTCCCAGTGTTAATGGCTTATAAAATCTCCCAGTTCTTCCACATGGACTTTTGGCTGCTTATATTGGTGTCCAGCTGCATGCTCACCTCACTTCAG gTTACAGGCACTATGCTGATCTACTTCCTGTTCATGGTGGAGCTGTTCCGCAGCGACCCAATCGAGAGCCTGGATGAAATCATCTACTGGGTGAACGCTGTCAGCAGGGTGCTGGAGTTTGTGGTGGCGCTCTGCGTGGTGGCTTACGGAACCTGGGAGTCGCTGTTtggggagtggagctggatggGGGCTTCTGTCATTATCATCCATTCATACTTCAACGTCTGGCTCAGAGCTCAGTCTGGCTGGAGGAGCTTCCTGCTCAGGCAGGAAGCGGCTAAGAAGATCAACTCTCTCCCCAGAGCCacagctgagcagctgcagcaacacaACGACGTCTGCTCCATCTGCTTCCAG GAAATGAGCTCTGCTGTGATCACATACTGTGGACATTTCTTCCATGGAAACTGCCTCCGCAAGTGGCTGTATGTTCAGGAAACTTGCCCCATGTGTCACCAGACGGTGCGACCGAAAACCCCACCTCAGAGCCAGGCTTCAGGTGACGCCCCGCCAGCTCCACCTCAGAGGGGTCCAGATCTGCCTGCACAAGGAGGAGATGAGAACCAGGATAATGGCACTCTTCAAGAGATGAAGAGCGACGATGTGACTGCTGAtacctctgagcagcagcaggaggaagaggaggaggaggaagaggagaggggaaaCAAAGATCAGGTGGCTGAACCGCACAGTGAAGCGGTTGAAGGTCTCCGCTTTACCTCCAGTGGAGACTTTGTTGGATTTGTCGGCCCGGCATCTTCAGGGGACCCCTGTAGTTCCCATGTGTTGCTGGGTGGTGCTTTTTCTGAGAATGGTACAGACTCACCATCAGCTCGAAAAGCTTTGAACGATGAGGTCACAGTGAAGGGCCTGCCTGACTCTGAAATAAGAAGACTTGAAGGtggtgttactgtgtgtgaagGGGTGCCGAATTCACGGGACAGCTTTGATCCACCAGACTCAAAAAATACTGACAAAAATCAAGAGGCAGTCTTATTTACTAATCAGAACTCTGCAGACTGCAGCGATTATCCTCACGATCGTAACGGTACAGACTCAGACCTGGACGGGCTCACAGAGACTGAACCTGTCCCACGGACTCTCCGGCTGTCCTCCTCAGACGCCTCCTTCTCTTGTACAAGCACAGACGGCAGTGAGTGA
- the hhipl2 gene encoding HHIP-like protein 2: MLPIVAFHQQASAHPQCLDFEPPFKPPWHLEFCRQYELFGCCDQESDNAIAERYWDIIDQLEVEGYDLCLDMLKEIMCQECSPYAAHLYDAEDPYTPVRELPGLCFGFCSEFHGKCRHVVKYLTESRLLQDTSERDVSTFCTVVDLSDQDYCYPNVLNSPGLNSNLGRVVEDPRGCLQLCLTEVANSLRNPVLMLHSGDDTHRMFIAEQVGFVWVFLRDGSRLERPFLDMSGEVLTTPWLGDERGFLGMAFHPRYRDNGRFFIYYSIQVRGKTEKIRISEMKVSAYDMNVADPYSERVILEIEEPAANHNGGQLLFGLDGYLYIFTGDGGKAGDPFGKYGNAQNKSALLGKALRIDVDGGDSSRRAYRIPPDNPFIGDPGARPEVFAYGVRNMWRCSVDRGDPVSRHGRGRIFCGDVGQNRYEEVDIIEKGGNYGWRAKEGFECYDMKLCQNSSLNDILPIFAYSHHVGKSVTGGYVYRGCESPNLNGLYIFGDFMSGRIMALEEDKTTGSWKERSLCMGDQKTCSFPGLINHHHKFIISFAEDEAGELYFLATAYPSAMSPFGTVFKFMDPSRRAPPRKCQQKSLPVKVRGKKYPFVPRELTVLNRNEKPTRPPPRKFKLTTKPPVTSSQDRPSTTAAAVLMTTTTTMSTSPAVSLKGKSPEAKNKNKQKAKKKNKLLNKQETE; the protein is encoded by the exons ATGTTGCCGATAGTCGCCTTCCATCAGCAAGCATCAGCTCATCCTCAGTGCCTGGACTTCGAGCCACCTTTTAAACCTCCGTGGCACCTGGAATTCTGCAGGCAGTACGAGCTGTTTGGCTGCTGCGACCAGGAAAGCGACAACGCGATCGCAGAGAGATACTGGGACATCATTGATCAGCTGGAAGTGGAGGGTTATGATCTCTGTCTAGACATGCTGAAGGAAATAATGTGCCAG GAGTGTTCACCATATGCTGCCCATCTTTATGATGCTGAGGACCCTTACACACCTGTCAGAGAGCTCCCTGGTCTTTGCTTTGGCTTTTGTTCTGAGTTTCATGGCAAATGTCGCCATGTTGTGAAATATTTAACTGAGAGCAGGCTGCTGCAGGACACCTCTGAAAGGGACGTGTCCACCTTCTGCACCGTGGTGGATCTGTCTGACCAGGACTACTGCTACCCCAATGTCCTGAACAGCCCTGGCCTCAACAGCAACCTGGGTCGGGTGGTGGAAGACCCCAGGGGTTGTCTTCAGCTGTGCCTCACTGAGGTGGCCAACAGTCTGAGAAACCCGGTGCTGATGCTGCACAGCGGCGACGACACACACCGGATGTTCATCGCAGAGCAGGTGGGGTTCGTTTGGGTTTTCCTGCGTGACGGCAGCCGGCTGGAGCGTCCTTTCCTGGACATGAGCGGGGAGGTGCTGACCACACCCTGGCTGGGGGATGAGAGGGGTTTTCTAGGCATGGCCTTCCACCCCAGGTACAGAGACAATGGCCGCTTCTTCATCTACTACTCCATCCAGGTCAGGGGTAAGACGGAGAAGATCCGTATCAGCGAGATGAAGGTGTCTGCCTATGACATGAATGTGGCTGATCCTTATTCAGAGAG GGTAATTTTAGAGATCGAAGAGCCAGCTGCTAACCACAACGGAGGCCAGCTGCTGTTTGGTCTGGATGGATATTTGTACATCTTTACTGGAGATGGTGGAAAAGCTGGGGATCCATTTGGGAAGTATGGCAACGCACAAAACAA GAGCGCTCTGCTGGGAAAAGCTCTCCGCATTGATGTGGATGGAGGTGACTCCAGTAGAAGGGCGTACAGGATCCCCCCTGACAACCCTTTCATCGGAGACCCGGGGGCTCGACCAGAGGTGTTTGCGTACGGGGTCCGAAACATGTGGCGATGCTCCGTGGACCGCGGTGACCCGGTGAGCCGCCATGGCAGAGGCCGGATATTCTGCGGAGACGTGGGTCAGAACCGGTACGAGGAGGTGGACATCATCGAAAAAGGAGGAAACTACGGGTGGAGAGCTAAGGAGGGCTTCGAGTGCTATGATATGAAACTGTGCCAGAACTCCTCCCTGA ATGACATCCTCCCTATATTTGCATACAGCCATCATGTTGGGAAGTCTGTGACAGGGGGATATGTGTACAGAGGATGTGAATCACCCAATCTGAACGGGCTGTACATTTTTGGAGACTTCATGAGTGG GCGCATCATGGCGTTAGAGGAAGACAAGACGACAGGAAGCTGGAAGGAGAGGAGCCTGTGCATGGGGGATCAGAAGACCTGCTCCTTTCCCGGACTCATCAACCATCACCACAAGTTCATCATCTCTTTTGCAGAGGACGAAGCAG gTGAACTGTATTTCCTGGCGACTGCGTACCCCAGCGCCATGTCTCCGTTTGGAACAGTGTTTAAATTTATGGACCCCTCCAG GAGAGCTCCTCCTAGAAAGTGCCAGCAGAAGTCGCTCCCTGTCAAAGTGAGGGGGAAGAAGTATCCATTTGTGCCCAGAGAAT TGACCGTGCTGAACCGAAATGAGAAACCTACAAGACCACCACCAAGAAAATTCAAACTCACCACCAAACCGCCGGTGACCAGCAGCCAGGACAGACCATCGACGACAGCAGCCGCCGTGCtgatgacgacgacgacgacCATGTCGACGAGCCCTGCTGTGAGCCTGAAAGGGAAATCACctgaagcaaaaaataaaaataagcaaaaagcgaagaagaaaaacaagctgctgaacaaacaggaaacagaa
- the LOC114427195 gene encoding probable carboxypeptidase X1 encodes MGKSLCTLAAAALLLGVFSHAAGALTNDAITESNLLFNFTTTTATATTAATTTAPAGTLKWTEAVTVVEEGSDGAAPTTAKTTLSTSTVRDTQLDTKDHSKEREDTNNNSKAEENEEEEEKPELACPPLGLESLRVDDSQIQASSYQRMGLGPHRGRLNIQSGIEDGDLYDGAWCADYKDRQQWLEVDAIHLTLFTGVILQGRNSIWSWDWVESYKVQLSNDSVNWQTCMNGTKEAIFEGNQNPETPVLGLLPVPTLARLIRINPQTWYSNGTICLRAEILGCRVDGPSDPYSSDRDAKDALDFRHHNYKEMRKLMKSVIEECPDITRVYTIGKSYMGLKLYVIEISDNPGTHELGEPEFRYVAGMHGNEALGRELVLNLMQYLCKEYKKGNQRVVRLVTETRIHLLPSMNPDGYEVAYDKGSELAGWAEGRYSFEGIDLNHNFPDLNNIMWNAQEKAGDPSKVPNHYIPIPEYYTKEDAMVAPETRAIISWMQDIPFVLSANLHGGELVVTYPFDCTRDWAPQENTPTADNAFFRWLATVYASTNLVMANPDRRICHYEDFQSHNNIINGGAWHTVPGSMNDFSYLHTNCFEVTVELSCDKFPHVSELPVEWENNKESLLVYMEQVHRGIKGVIRDKVTKKGIADAIIKVEDHDHDIRSAADGDYWRLLNPGEYKVVVWALGYLPSMRQCHVGMEPHATICDFTLTKTPIERLKEIRARGGKIPQDLQLRLRALRIRKLRASTKAINQRRESQRLRTRKARSPGAWTV; translated from the exons ATGGGAAAGTCATTGTGCacgctggctgctgctgcacttcTTCTGGGAGTGTTTTCACATGCAGCCGGAGCTCTGACAAACGATGCAATTACCGAGAGTAATTTATTATTCAActtcacaacaacaactgctACAGCTACAACTGCTGCTACAACCACAGCTCCAGCCGGGACCTTGAAGTGGACTGAAGCTGTCACTGTGGTGGAGGAAGGCAGTGACGGAGCGGCTCCAACAACAGCAAAGACAACGTTGTCCACTAGTactgtcagagacacacagctggacACCAAAGACcacagcaaagagagagaggacacaaacaacaacagcaaagcagaagaaaatgaagaagaggaggagaagccaGAGCTGG CCTGTCCTCCCCTCGGCCTGGAGTCCCTGCGGGTTGACGACAGCCAGATTCAAGCCTCCTCCTACCAGCGCATGGGTCTGGGTCCTCACAGAGGGAGGCTGAACATCCAG tctggCATTGAAGACGGGGACCTATACGATGGAGCTTGGTGTGCAGATTACAAGGACAGGCAACAATGGCTTGAAGTGGACGCCATCCACCTCACCTTGTTCACCGGAGTCATCCTGCAGGGGCGAAACTCCATCTGGAG TTGGGACTGGGTTGAAAGCTACAAAGTTCAGCTGAGTAACGACTCAGTGAACTGGCAAACATGCATGAATGGGACGAAAGAAGCG ATATTTGAGGGGAACCAGAATCCAGAAACTCCAGTTCTTGGACTCCTTCCTGTTCCCACTCTGGCTCGTTTGATCCGCATCAACCCTCAGACCTGGTACTCCAACGGGACCATCTGCCTCAGGGCAGAGATCCTCGGCTGTCGTGTTGATG GTCCATCTGACCCCTACTCATCAGACCGAGACGCAAAGGACGCTCTGGACTTCAGGCACCACAACTACAAAGAGATGAGGAAG ctcatgaagtctgtGATAGAGGAGTGCCCGGACATCACCCGCGTCTACACCATAGGGAAAAGCTACATGGGCCTCAAACTCTACGTCATTGAGATCTCAGATAACCCTGGCACACATGAACTTG GTGAACCAGAGTTTCGTTATGTGGCTGGGATGCATGGGAACGAGGCTCTTGGCCGAGAGCTGGTCCTGAACCTCATGCAGTACCTGTGCAAGGAATACAAGAAGGGCAACCAGAGAGTGGTACGGCTGGTCACTGAGACGCGGATCCACCTGCTGCCCTCCATGAACCCCGATGGATATGAAGTAGCCTATGACAAG GGCTCTGAGCTAGCCGGGTGGGCAGAAGGACGATACAGTTTTGAAGGAATCGACTTGAATCATAACTTTCCAGATCTAAACAACATTATGTGGAACGCCCAAGAGAAAGCAGGGGACCCATCCAAAGTCCCCAACCACTACATCCCCATCCCAGAGTACTACACCAAAGAAGATGCTATG GTAGCACCGGAGACACGTGCCATCATCAGCTGGATGCAGGACATCCCCTTCGTGCTCAGCGCCAACCTCCACGGCGGAGAGCTGGTCGTCACCTACCCCTTCGACTGCACCCGTGACTGGGCCCCTCAGGAAAACACCCCAACGGCAGATAACGCCTTCTTCCGCTGGCTGGCTACCGTCTATGCCTCCACCAATCTAGTGATGGCCAACCCGGACCGCCGCATCTGCCACTACGAAGACTTCCAGTCACACAACAACATCATCAACGGCGGAGCCTGGCACACCGTCCCCGGCA GCATGAATGACTTCAGTTACCTGCACACCAACTGCTTCGAGGTGACGGTGGAGCTGTCCTGTGATAAGTTCCCTCACGTCAGTGAGCTTCCTGTGGAATGGGAGAACAACAAGGAGTCTCTGCTGGTGTACATGgagcag GTGCACAGAGGCATCAAAGGTGTGATCAGGGACAAGGTCACCAAAAAAGGGATAGCAGATGCTATAATAAAGGTGGAGGACCACGACCACGACATAAGATCAG CTGCTGACGGGGACTACTGGCGTCTCCTGAACCCCGGCGAGTACAAGGTGGTGGTCTGGGCTTTAGGTTACCTGCCATCCATGCGTCAGTGCCACGTGGGCATGGAGCCACATGCCACCATCTGTGACTTCACCCTGACCAAAACCCCCATCGAGAGGCTGAAGGAGATCCGAGCCAGAGGAGGGAAGATCCCGCAGGACCTTCAGCTGCGTCTCCGTGCGCTCAGAATCCGGAAGCTACGCGCCAGCACCAAGGCCATCAACCAGCGCAGGGAGAGTCAGCGGCTGCGGACGAGGAAAGCTCGGTCCCCCGGAGCCTGGACGGTATGA